One window of Phycisphaeraceae bacterium genomic DNA carries:
- a CDS encoding aminoglycoside phosphotransferase family protein yields the protein MPADHHPQHTSDQHTLGESLAPALVEACRGKLGPIEWFRSVWQRGGAATGFATWSDPAFGPEPRDAMVKIPVGPAEHGWTVLLGGVETERFDDNDTCRLPTPRVLACGESIAGYDLAWLVIERLPGKPLNTRPDSDAFERLLHAAARFQRDATNARPIGPTPPPPDWATHIAKAREHLRDGVITESQKWNEALKRVQKLLPRLLERWNARPINAWCHGDLHLGNAMLRPAPTPDQPPTCVLIDLALVHPGHWVEDALYLERQFWGHEQALCGIKPVATLARARRELGIDNGEDHATIANIRRVLAAACVPLLLDREGNARYVHGALEVLDRVLPQLARC from the coding sequence GTGCCCGCCGATCATCACCCGCAGCACACGAGCGATCAGCACACGCTGGGAGAATCCCTCGCCCCCGCGCTCGTCGAGGCGTGCCGCGGCAAGCTCGGACCCATCGAGTGGTTCCGTTCCGTCTGGCAACGAGGGGGCGCCGCCACCGGCTTCGCGACGTGGAGCGACCCTGCCTTCGGGCCTGAACCCCGCGATGCCATGGTCAAGATCCCCGTCGGGCCGGCCGAGCACGGCTGGACAGTCCTCCTCGGGGGCGTCGAAACCGAGCGGTTCGACGACAACGACACCTGCCGACTCCCCACGCCCCGCGTCCTCGCGTGCGGCGAGTCCATCGCGGGCTACGACCTGGCCTGGCTCGTGATCGAGCGCCTCCCCGGCAAGCCCCTCAACACCCGCCCGGATAGCGACGCCTTCGAACGCCTGCTCCACGCCGCGGCAAGATTCCAACGCGACGCCACGAATGCGCGGCCCATCGGCCCCACACCCCCGCCCCCGGATTGGGCAACCCACATCGCAAAGGCACGGGAGCACCTGCGTGACGGCGTCATCACCGAATCACAAAAATGGAACGAGGCCCTGAAGCGAGTCCAGAAACTCCTCCCTCGCCTGCTGGAGAGGTGGAACGCCCGCCCCATCAACGCCTGGTGCCACGGCGACCTGCACCTGGGCAACGCCATGCTCAGGCCCGCGCCCACCCCGGACCAGCCCCCCACATGCGTCCTCATCGACCTCGCACTCGTCCACCCCGGACACTGGGTTGAAGACGCGCTCTACCTCGAGAGACAGTTCTGGGGCCACGAACAGGCCCTCTGCGGCATCAAACCCGTCGCCACGCTCGCCCGCGCCAGACGAGAACTCGGCATCGACAACGGCGAAGACCACGCCACCATCGCCAACATCCGACGCGTGCTCGCGGCGGCATGCGTCCCCCTGCTCCTCGACCGCGAGGGGAACGCCCGCTATGTCCACGGTGCGCTTGAGGTGCTCGACCGCGTCCTCCCGCAACTCGCCCGCTGCTGA
- the rsmA gene encoding ribosomal RNA small subunit methyltransferase A: protein MQSLTEIRHLLDSRGLAPKKSLGQNFLIDHNLIRKLVDASGVGPGSLVLEIGPGTGTLTEELLTRGCTLIACELDTGLASLNRDRLGSNPDYAPRFTLIEGDCLESKRELSKPVREALAGRPFTLVANLPYGAATPLMLTLLVHHPECAGLFVTIQREVADRLLATPGSKEYGQISIVAQAAALVRNIATLPRECFWPRPDVTSAMVSLTRLPAPLTSDLPGLSVFTQRIFSQRRKQLGAILGREIPWPEGIGPTLRAEQLTVAQAIALFQAASGQQAAHASPRRGMLNDTTVPGVPHVTE, encoded by the coding sequence ATGCAGTCACTCACCGAGATCCGCCATCTCCTCGACTCCCGCGGCCTGGCCCCCAAGAAGTCCCTCGGCCAGAACTTCCTCATCGATCACAACCTCATCAGAAAGCTGGTCGATGCCAGCGGCGTCGGCCCCGGCTCGCTCGTCCTCGAGATCGGGCCGGGCACCGGCACCCTCACCGAAGAGCTCCTCACGCGCGGATGCACCCTCATCGCCTGCGAACTCGACACCGGGCTCGCATCCCTCAACCGCGACCGCCTGGGCTCGAACCCGGACTACGCCCCACGCTTCACGCTCATCGAAGGGGACTGCCTCGAAAGCAAGCGAGAACTCTCCAAGCCGGTTCGTGAGGCCCTCGCCGGACGCCCCTTCACCCTCGTCGCGAATCTCCCCTACGGCGCAGCCACACCCCTCATGCTCACCCTCCTCGTCCACCACCCCGAGTGCGCAGGACTCTTCGTCACCATCCAACGCGAGGTCGCCGATCGCCTCCTCGCGACTCCCGGGTCGAAGGAATACGGACAGATCAGCATCGTCGCACAAGCCGCGGCACTCGTTCGCAACATCGCCACACTCCCCCGCGAGTGCTTCTGGCCTCGCCCGGATGTCACGAGCGCGATGGTCTCACTGACCCGCCTGCCCGCCCCGCTGACGAGCGATCTCCCCGGGCTGAGCGTGTTCACCCAGCGGATCTTCTCACAGCGACGCAAGCAGCTCGGAGCCATCCTCGGCAGGGAAATCCCCTGGCCCGAGGGGATCGGCCCGACGCTGCGTGCCGAGCAACTCACTGTGGCACAGGCCATTGCGCTCTTCCAGGCCGCTTCTGGCCAGCAAGCCGCACACGCGAGCCCTCGGCGCGGTATGTTGAATGACACGACCGTGCCAGGTGTTCCGCACGTGACGGAGTAG